The Opitutaceae bacterium TAV5 genome segment CAATCAGCTACACTGATTCCTATCTACTGGTATTTATGCTCACCCAGAAAATTGAGGAACTCACAAATCTTCGGCTGCGTATTGCCCAACTCGGTGCAAGTATCGAGAAGGAACGCACCGCCGAACTGTCTGCGCTGCCCGGCCAATATGGTTACGCAAACGTCAACGATTTCATCAAGGCCTTGACTCAGGTTGCCGGCGGCAACCGTGGCAAACGCGCCAAGAAAACCTTTCCCGCAAATTCGCCCCAAAGTTCCGATGCCAAGAGAACCCGCGCAACGATAACCCCGGAAATCAGGGAGCAGGTAAAGGCTGCCGTCCTCGAGGGTAAAACCGGCACCGCCATTGCCACCGCGCTCGGCATTTCGGTTCAGAGCGTGCAGAAAATCAAAAAGGCTTTCGGCCTCGTGAATGCTCCGGCCCCTGGGCCGGCTACCTCCTGATCGCAGACCAGTCTAGCCCGAAGGCTCTTATGATTTTTCCCCGCCCCACAGGATTACTTACCGAATCCTGTGGCCAGTGCTGATCTTCCTGTTTGGCAGAAAGGAAAACCAAATGACACGAAAACTCAAAGTCGGAGATACCGTTTACACTCCTTGCACATGCTTCAATTCTGGCGAGACGTGGGTGGAAGAGAAGAAAGTCAAAGAGATTGGCGAAGATTTCATTGTGCTTACTCATGTGGCTACATTGCGCGAGCGCGGCGAGAATCTGGACAGGGAAGAAGTTACCCACACTGAGCATCGCGGAGACAAGAAACAGCTAGACTATTACTCACGGACCACCGATGAAATCATGAAGGAGGACCGAGAACAGAAGGAATGGTTGGTGAACCGTTTTCTGGACGACGCGAAGAAATACGGATAAACCGAACAAGGCGCTGCACCCCACGGCTACCCGCGGCTTCGACTCGTGCCGGGAGCGAAGCGACCAAGCACGA includes the following:
- a CDS encoding mucin — translated: MLTQKIEELTNLRLRIAQLGASIEKERTAELSALPGQYGYANVNDFIKALTQVAGGNRGKRAKKTFPANSPQSSDAKRTRATITPEIREQVKAAVLEGKTGTAIATALGISVQSVQKIKKAFGLVNAPAPGPATS